The Lucilia cuprina isolate Lc7/37 chromosome 5, ASM2204524v1, whole genome shotgun sequence genome includes a window with the following:
- the LOC111687625 gene encoding uncharacterized protein LOC111687625: MTKFELSHLLNEELIKRALLNYHNSNNSSAFKIKACEFKLSPANGENFCSEIYLVKVKYEINVNVEQKSLIAKILIPEIADLGSNEFLMLNTILPGMEQCLTGAENDNKLHAKCLLSESDKAEFYILENLNSLGYYCADRCKGLDYEHAEIVMKKIAKFHAASMIYAKKFPDIVQSLLNSGFEKGACDEVSQVITYGGFEYVSDMIKNWPTYENLSQKLRSVIPKYNGLAYEVVNSKNSIFNVINHGDLWVNNFLYKYSEDKGRPTDVLFIDFQNCFWGSCGVDINWFLNSSLELKVLSEKRLQLIECYYEALTATLKKENYPQLEIPSKEDVLVEIKRCEFIGFYIALCEFPMFALERCKSQGFDNNTFTQPEKMNEIRILMYDNPRVKDTLAYSLKYFDEINLL; the protein is encoded by the exons ATGACAAAATTTGAGCTTTCTCATCTACTTAACGAAGAACTTATTAAACGTGCTCTCCTAAATTATCACAATTCAAATAATTCGAgtgcttttaaaataaaagcttgTGAATTTAAGCTTTCACCCGCCAATGGAGAAAACTTTTGCAGCGAAATTTATCTAGTAAaggtaaaatatgaaataaatgtcAATGTTGAGCAAAAATCTTTGATTGCAAAGATTTTAATACCGGAAATAGCGGACTTGGGTTCAAATGAATTCCTAATGCTTAACACCATACTGCCAGGTATGGAACAATGTTTGACTGGAGCTGAAAATGATAACAAATTACATGCCAAATGTTTGCTAAGTGAAAGTGATAAGGcagaattttatatattggaaaatttaaatagtttggGTTATTATTGTGCTGATCGTTGTAAGGGTCTAGATTATGAACATGCTGAAATCGTAatgaaaaaaatagcaaaatttcaTGCCGCTTCTATGATATATGCCAAGAAA TTTCCCGATATAGTACAATCTCTTTTAAATTCGGGTTTTGAAAAAGGTGCCTGTGATGAAGTGTCTCAAGTTATTACTTATGGTGGTTTTGAATATGTTTCTGATATGATTAAAAATTGGCCTACTTATGAAAATTTATCCCAAAAACTTCGTTCTGTTATACCTAAATATAATGGATTGGCTTACGAGGtagtaaattctaaaaattccatatttaatgttattaatcATGGTGATCTGTGggttaataattttctttacaaatattCCGAAGATAAAGGAAGACCAACAGATGTATTATTT ATCGACTTTCAGAATTGTTTTTGGGGCAGTTGTGGTGTTGATATAAATTGGTTTTTAAACTCTAGTCTGGAATTGAAAGTTTTAAGTGAAAAACGTTTACAACTAATAGAATGCTATTATGAGGCTTTGACCGCGactttgaaaaaagaaaattatcctCAGCTAGAGATTCCTTCGAAAGAAGATGTTCTTGTGGAGATTAAACGTTGCGAGTTTATTGGTTTTTATATAGCTTTATGTGAATTTCCAATGTTTGCCTTAGAAAGATGTAAGTCTCAAGGATTTGATAACAATACATTTACTCAACCagaaaaaatgaatgaaattcgTATTCTAATGTATGATAATCCACGTGTGAAAGATACTTTGGcatatagtttaaaatattttgatgaaataaatttgttgtaa